One genomic segment of Scomber japonicus isolate fScoJap1 chromosome 23, fScoJap1.pri, whole genome shotgun sequence includes these proteins:
- the klhdc10 gene encoding kelch domain-containing protein 10 isoform X2, which yields MSDAEGARSADQLNKFKRLTGRPPHGHRNPPARSGHRCVADNTNLYVFGGYNPDYDESGGSENEDYPLFRELWRYHFATGCWQQIRTEGYMPTELASMSAVLHGNNLLVFGGTGIPFGENNGNDVHVCNVKYKRWSLLNCRGKKPNRIYGQAMVIINGFLYVFGGTTGYIYSTDLHRLDLTTREWIHLKPNNPPDDLPEERYRHEIAHDGQRIYILGGGTSWTSYPLDKIHAYNLETNSWEEITTKPHDKIGYPAPRRCHSCVQIRNDVFICGGYNGELILADLWKINLQTFQWSKLPAVMPEPAYFHCAAVTPAGCMYIHGGVVNIHENKRTGSLFKIWLAVPSLLELCWERLLKAFPHLTSLPTMQLLNLGLTQELIERLK from the exons ATGTCGGACGCTGAAGGTGCTCGCAGTGCAGACCAGCTGAATAAATTCAAGAGGCTGACAGGCAGGCCGCCGCACG GTCATCGTAATCCCCCTGCACGCAGCGGACATCGCTGTGTTGCTGACAACACTAACCTGTATGTGTTTGGAGGATACAACCCTGACTACGATGAGTCCGGTGGCTCAGAGAATGAAGACTATCCACTGTTCAGGGAGCTTTGGAGGTACCACTTCGCCACAGGCTGCTGGCAGCAGATTCGAACAGAGGGCTACATGCCCACAGAGCTGGCATCTATGTCAG CTGTTTTGCACGGGAACAACCTCCTAGTGTTTGGCGGCACTGGGATCCCATTTGGTGAAAATAATGGTAACGACGTTCACGTTTGTAATGTGAAGTACAAGCGATGGTCTCTGCTCAACTGTCGGGGGAAGAAGCCCAACAGAATCTATGGACAG GCGATGGTCATTATAAATGGCTTCCTCTACGTATTTGGAGGGACAACGGGTTACATATACAGCACAGACCTGCACAGGCTGGACCTGACCACCAGGGAGTGGATCCACCTCAAGCCCAACAACCCTCCTGATGACCTGCCTGAGGAACG GTACAGACATGAAATAGCACATGACGGACAGAGGATCTACATTCTGGGAGGAGGAACTTCCTGGACATCATACCCTCTGGACAAG ataCATGCATACAATCTGGAGACCAATTCCTGGGAGGAGATTACAACTAAACCTCATGACAAAATAG GATATCCTGCTCCAAGGAGATGCCATAGCTGCGTGCAAATTAGAAACG atgtatttatttgtggaGGCTACAACGGGGAGTTGATATTAGCTGATCTGTGGAAGATTAACCTGCAGACTTTCCAGTGGAGTAAACTACCAGCGGTGATGCCCGAGCCCGCCTACTTCCACTGTGCTGCTGTCACCCCA GCTGGCTGCATGTACATTCATGGTGGTGTAGTGAACATCCACGAGAACAAGAGAACTGGCTCTCTGTTTAAGATCTGGCTGGCGGTGCCCAGTCTGCTGGAGCTGTGCTGGGAGAGGCTCCTCAAGGCCTTTCCCCACCTGACATCACTCCCCACCATGCAGCTGCTCAACCTGGGCCTCACACAGGAACTCATTGAACGTTTGAAATAG
- the zc3hc1 gene encoding nuclear-interacting partner of ALK has protein sequence MATLGGSRGDRHGNSNQHKSSLVSPEKVRDILNEGVSSTGTGANSGKGNLNVLEAKSNTQAPCEATNKEAFFSRVESYSCLKWAGKPRALSPLMCARYGWINVGCDMLKCSSCQAFLCASLQPTLDFEKYESRIGEISRQLQTQHEKFCPWPDFPCPERFWLVPACEPSALLTAFLERFQSACLLAQQLPAMKPEQLKSMSLTEDVISVILQLIEEEQKRKGGTPCSEPLAVQVAACIVSLCGWGGSPALHAMNLPILTCSYCMRKVGLWNFHQMEGTGGEGDGSPNSPSTQTTGLASTVPHDGQGDRSTSASPTPATTPCRMKLRSQDSTRSDQGDGNTSLVGLRARSRDSPSPSEDQPSPLGRGKRAATRSRGQGDNSGGDGAVTLQHPPKRLCLSSVGGPDGLLHKNAFDPLAQHRDWCPWIIAGKENLDPGAIPFFDGVSSLHQQGWKAALNLLIPMKKNSNTVGDSPAQGPRDKSKRVFAIFRQWQVSSSPSQ, from the exons ATGGCGACTCTCGGCGGCAGTCGTGGGGATCGTCACGGCAACTCAAATCAACATAAGTCTTCTCTTGTATCTCCAGAGAAAGTTCGCGATATTCTCAACGAGGGGGTCTCGTCGACAGGCACCGGAGCCAACAG TGGAAAAGGAAATTTGAATGTTCTCGAGGCAAAAAGCAACACTCAAGCACCTTGCGAGGCAACCAACAAAGAAGCCTTCTTCTCAAGAGTGGAATCATATTCA TGTTTGAAATGGGCAGGCAAGCCCCGCGCACTGTCCCCTCTGATGTGTGCCAGATATGGCTGGATCAACGTTGGCTGCGACATGCTCAAGTGCTCCAGCTGCCAGGCCTTCCTTTGTGCATCACTACAACCAACTTTAGACTTTGAAAAAT ACGAATCCCGCATTGGAGAGATATCGAGGCAGCTTCAGACACAGCATGAGAAGTTTTGTCCTTGGCCTGACTTTCCATGTCCAG AGCGGTTCTGGCTGGTTCCAGCCTGTGAACCATCAGCACTTCTTACTGCCTTCTTAGAGCGCTTTCAGAGCGCCTGTCTGCTTGCACAGCAGCTGCCAGCTATGAAGCCTGAGCAGCTGAAATCCATG TCATTGACTGAGGATGTTATCAGTGTTATACTGCAGCTGATTGaggaagaacaaaaaagaaagggagggactCCATGTTCTGAACCTTTGGCTGTCCAAGTGGCTGCATGCATAGTCTCTCTCTGTGGCTGGGGTGGAAG CCCAGCTCTGCACGCCATGAACCTGCCCATCCTCACGTGCTCCTATTGTATGCGCAAAGTGGGCCTGTGGAATTTCCACCAGATGGAGGGAACAGGAGGTGAGGGTGATGGCTCACCAAACAGCCCCTCTACCCAAACAACAGGTCTGGCCTCAACTGTGCCACACGACGGCCAAGGGGACCGCTCCACGTCTGCATCACCTACTCCCGCTACAACTCCATGTCGCATGAAACTCAGGAGCCAGGACTCCACCCGCTCTGATCAG GGTGATGGCAACACCTCCCTCGTGGGCCTGCGTGCCCGAAGCAGAGACTCACCAAGCCCTAGTGAAGATCAGCCAAGTCCTTTGGGCAGGGGAAAGAGGGCCGCAACCCGCAGTCGAGGGCAAGGGGACAATTCTGGGGGAGATGGGGCTGTAACCCTGCAACACCCTCCCAAACGCCTGTGCCTTTCATCAGTTGGTGGCCCC GATGGGCTTCTGCACAAGAATGCATTTGACCCCCTTGCCCAGCACAGAGACTGGTGTCCCTGGATCATAGCAGGAAAGGAAAACTTGGATCCAGGGGCCATCCCCTTTTTTGATGGGGTTTCTTCACTTCATCAGCAGGGCTGGAAGGCTGCTCTCAACCTCCTCATTCCCATGAAGAAGAACTCTAATACAGTGGGGGACAGTCCAGCCCAG GGCCCTCGTGACAAGTCTAAAAGGGTGTTCGCTATATTCCGTCAGTGGCAGgtatcctcctctccatctcagTAG
- the klhdc10 gene encoding kelch domain-containing protein 10 isoform X1, whose translation MSDAEGARSADQLNKFKRLTGRPPHGETVAGHRNPPARSGHRCVADNTNLYVFGGYNPDYDESGGSENEDYPLFRELWRYHFATGCWQQIRTEGYMPTELASMSAVLHGNNLLVFGGTGIPFGENNGNDVHVCNVKYKRWSLLNCRGKKPNRIYGQAMVIINGFLYVFGGTTGYIYSTDLHRLDLTTREWIHLKPNNPPDDLPEERYRHEIAHDGQRIYILGGGTSWTSYPLDKIHAYNLETNSWEEITTKPHDKIGYPAPRRCHSCVQIRNDVFICGGYNGELILADLWKINLQTFQWSKLPAVMPEPAYFHCAAVTPAGCMYIHGGVVNIHENKRTGSLFKIWLAVPSLLELCWERLLKAFPHLTSLPTMQLLNLGLTQELIERLK comes from the exons ATGTCGGACGCTGAAGGTGCTCGCAGTGCAGACCAGCTGAATAAATTCAAGAGGCTGACAGGCAGGCCGCCGCACGGTGAGACGGTAGCAG GTCATCGTAATCCCCCTGCACGCAGCGGACATCGCTGTGTTGCTGACAACACTAACCTGTATGTGTTTGGAGGATACAACCCTGACTACGATGAGTCCGGTGGCTCAGAGAATGAAGACTATCCACTGTTCAGGGAGCTTTGGAGGTACCACTTCGCCACAGGCTGCTGGCAGCAGATTCGAACAGAGGGCTACATGCCCACAGAGCTGGCATCTATGTCAG CTGTTTTGCACGGGAACAACCTCCTAGTGTTTGGCGGCACTGGGATCCCATTTGGTGAAAATAATGGTAACGACGTTCACGTTTGTAATGTGAAGTACAAGCGATGGTCTCTGCTCAACTGTCGGGGGAAGAAGCCCAACAGAATCTATGGACAG GCGATGGTCATTATAAATGGCTTCCTCTACGTATTTGGAGGGACAACGGGTTACATATACAGCACAGACCTGCACAGGCTGGACCTGACCACCAGGGAGTGGATCCACCTCAAGCCCAACAACCCTCCTGATGACCTGCCTGAGGAACG GTACAGACATGAAATAGCACATGACGGACAGAGGATCTACATTCTGGGAGGAGGAACTTCCTGGACATCATACCCTCTGGACAAG ataCATGCATACAATCTGGAGACCAATTCCTGGGAGGAGATTACAACTAAACCTCATGACAAAATAG GATATCCTGCTCCAAGGAGATGCCATAGCTGCGTGCAAATTAGAAACG atgtatttatttgtggaGGCTACAACGGGGAGTTGATATTAGCTGATCTGTGGAAGATTAACCTGCAGACTTTCCAGTGGAGTAAACTACCAGCGGTGATGCCCGAGCCCGCCTACTTCCACTGTGCTGCTGTCACCCCA GCTGGCTGCATGTACATTCATGGTGGTGTAGTGAACATCCACGAGAACAAGAGAACTGGCTCTCTGTTTAAGATCTGGCTGGCGGTGCCCAGTCTGCTGGAGCTGTGCTGGGAGAGGCTCCTCAAGGCCTTTCCCCACCTGACATCACTCCCCACCATGCAGCTGCTCAACCTGGGCCTCACACAGGAACTCATTGAACGTTTGAAATAG